The following coding sequences lie in one Apium graveolens cultivar Ventura chromosome 1, ASM990537v1, whole genome shotgun sequence genomic window:
- the LOC141678804 gene encoding gibberellin 2-beta-dioxygenase 8-like, which translates to MIHSNTNPPLLSTYAHLVHCSGEALGDIRHKNEVVMEECELPLIDLSSLINGNEAEKVACVSEICKASSEWGFFQVVNHGISLELLRKMRTEQKKLFESSFEKKDSCGLLNKSYRWGNQTATTAKQLSWSEAFHVPLNKISDEAYCQEFNSLREVMGTYAGEMQNLARMLARVLVTNMGKEREEVYNICDESTCFLRLNHYPICPIAPEVFGLIPHTDSDFLTILHQDEVGGLQLMKDFKWVAVKPNQDALIVNIGDLFQAWSNDVYKSVEHKVMVNANVERHSIAYFLCPSYDSVIGSCKEPSVYKKITFAEYRSQIQQDVKNTGQKIGLPRFLNCDQSLDHSTL; encoded by the exons ATGATACATTCAAACACAAACCCTCCTCTGCTGTCAACCTATGCACATCTTGTGCATTGCTCGGGTGAGGCCTTAGGCGATATCCGCCACAAAAATGAGGTGGTTATGGAGGAATGTGAGTTGCCATTGATAGATCTTAGTAGTCTAATAAATGGAAATGAAGCAGAGAAGGTTGCTTGTGTTTCTGAGATATGTAAAGCTTCATCAGAATGGGGATTCTTTCAAGTGGTGAACCATGGAATAAGCCTGGAGTTGCTTCGGAAGATGAGGACAGAACAAAAGAAGCTGTTTGAGTCATCTTTTGAAAAGAAAGATAGTTGTGGCCTGCTCAACAAATCATATAGATGGGGAAACCAGACTGCTACTACAGCAAAACAACTCTCTTGGTCTGAGGCTTTCCATGTTCCCCTCAACAAGATCTCCGATGAAGCTTATTGTCAAGAATTTAACTCTTTAAG GGAAGTGATGGGAACATATGCAGGTGAGATGCAGAATTTGGCTCGAATGCTAGCAAGAGTACTTGTAACGAACATGGGAAAAGAAAGAGAAGAGGTATACAACATTTGCGATGAAAGTACATGTTTTTTACGTCTGAATCACTATCCGATCTGTCCGATAGCTCCTGAGGTATTTGGTTTGATCCCACACACCGATAGCGATTTTCTCACCATTCTTCATCAAGATGAAGTTGGAGGGCTTCAACTAATGAAAGATTTCAAATGGGTAGCTGTTAAACCTAATCAAGATGCACTCATTGTCAACATTGGCGATCTTTTCCAG GCATGGAGCAACGATGTCTATAAAAGTGTAGAACATAAGGTGATGGTGAATGCAAACGTCGAAAGACACTCAATAGCCTACTTTCTGTGTCCATCCTATGACTCTGTAATTGGAAGCTGCAAAGAGCCTTCTGTTTACAAAAAAATTACATTTGCAGAATACAGAAGTCAAATTCAGCAGGATGTTAAAAACACTGGACAGAAAATTGGTCTGCCTAGGTTTCTTAACTGTGATCAATCACTTGATCACAGTACCTTATGA